The region CTGCCCATCTTCTCATCAGACGCGCTGTCCTCCTCTGCCTACGCTACGGAAGAGATCCTAATCATGCTGGCGCTGGCTGGTTCGGGAGCGCTGTCCCACGCGCTGCCCATAACGGGGGTCATCGTCCTGCTGCTGGCCATTGTGACGCTTTCCTACCGCCAGACGATCAGGGCCTATCCCAGCGGGGGCGGCGCCTACACGGTGGCACGCGAGAATTTGGGACAGGGCCCGGGGCTAGCAGCGGCGGCGGCGCTGATGGTGGACTATGTCCTGACCGTGGCGGTAAGTGTGGCGGCGGGGGTGGCGGCCATCACTTCGGCGGCGCCCGGCCTCTACGACGTGCGGGTTCCGATAGGAGTGCTGGTGGTGTCATTGTTCGCTCTGGGAAACCTACGGGGCATCCGCGAATCGGGGACAATGTTCGCCGCCCCCACCTATTTCTTCATCCTGGCCATGGGCACGATGATCGTGGTGGGTCTGATCAAAGTGGTCATCGGGGATGCACCGGGGTCGCTGCTGCACGGTGCGCCGCCGCGGGAGCAGGTGGTGGCCACTCAGGGGCTAACGGTGTTCCTCATCTTGCGGGCCTTTTCGTCCGGCAGCGCGGCGCTGACGGGGGTAGAGGCCATCTCCAATGCTGTACCAGCGTTCAAGCCGCCGGAAAGTCAGAACGCGCGGACGACGCTGACAATGATGGCCTGCATTTTGGCTTTCCTATTCCTGGGCGTCTCCTACTTGAGCAGTCGCTATGGGCTGGTACCGTCGGAGAAGGAGACCATCGTATCGATGCTGGGTAAGGGCGTCCTGGGCGAGAACGTGCTGTATTACGCTTACCAGGCGGCGACGGCGCTGGTGTTGTTCATGGCCGCTAATACCAGCTTCGCTGGTTTCCCGTGGCTCTCGGCCATCCTGGCCAGGGACCGGTTCATGCCGCGGCAGTTCGCCTTCAAGGGAGACCGCCTGGCCTTCTCTCGAGGCATCGTCTTCCTGGCGGGCGCTGCGTCCCTGCTGCTCATCGTCTTCGCTGGAGAGGTGACAAGGCTAATACCGCTGTATGCGGTAGGGGTGTTCGTCTCCTTCACGCTCTCGCAGTCGGGTATGGTGGCGCACTGGTGGCGGCTGCGGGAGCCCGGCTGGCGCGGGAGCCTGGTGATCAATGGCGTGGGAGCGGCAGCGACGGCGGTGGTGGCGCTGATCATCGCCAGCACCAAGTTCACCCACGGGGCCTGGATCTCCATCCTGCTGATGCTGGCGCTGATGCTCTTGTTCACGCGAATACGGCGCCACTACGACTGGTTTGATGAGGTTGTGGGGGTCGACGAGGCTATGCTTCCATCCGGCGTCCCGACCACAGTGCCGGCGGAGCGTCCACTAACACGGGAGCACATTGTGGTGCCGGTGGACGGCATCAGCAAGGTGACCCTGGCGGCGATAGCGTTTGTGCGAGAGCTGTCCGGCAG is a window of Armatimonadota bacterium DNA encoding:
- a CDS encoding APC family permease, translating into MIPRQERGGSDWPEQDIELREVRYGRASRGPYLRVVPRQRRFTRVAPGYLEATRLASIPADTLGRYLAGLKQVIIGSPFATSQAIHERLTKVKALPIFSSDALSSSAYATEEILIMLALAGSGALSHALPITGVIVLLLAIVTLSYRQTIRAYPSGGGAYTVARENLGQGPGLAAAAALMVDYVLTVAVSVAAGVAAITSAAPGLYDVRVPIGVLVVSLFALGNLRGIRESGTMFAAPTYFFILAMGTMIVVGLIKVVIGDAPGSLLHGAPPREQVVATQGLTVFLILRAFSSGSAALTGVEAISNAVPAFKPPESQNARTTLTMMACILAFLFLGVSYLSSRYGLVPSEKETIVSMLGKGVLGENVLYYAYQAATALVLFMAANTSFAGFPWLSAILARDRFMPRQFAFKGDRLAFSRGIVFLAGAASLLLIVFAGEVTRLIPLYAVGVFVSFTLSQSGMVAHWWRLREPGWRGSLVINGVGAAATAVVALIIASTKFTHGAWISILLMLALMLLFTRIRRHYDWFDEVVGVDEAMLPSGVPTTVPAERPLTREHIVVPVDGISKVTLAAIAFVRELSGRVTAVYITDDREEADELRARWEKMIPDIPLLIIESPYRAFVAPMLAYVGSLQRAEPGGNITVVLPGFVPRHWWERPLHNQNVLRLKPHLRKQPGVRVIDLPYRLEEK